From Corvus cornix cornix isolate S_Up_H32 chromosome 1A, ASM73873v5, whole genome shotgun sequence, a single genomic window includes:
- the CSDC2 gene encoding cold shock domain-containing protein C2, with translation MSSDPSAPPAVPPLHSPKSPVWPTFPFQREGSRIWERGNLLLRDLPSPLPTKRTRTYSATARASAGPIFKGVCKQFSRSQGHGFITPENGTEDIFVHVSDIEGEYVPVEGDEVTYKVCPIPPKNQKFQAVEVVLTNLAPHTKHETWSGQIIGS, from the exons ATGTCATCGGACCCCAGCGCCCCGCCGGCGGTGCCACCCCTGCACTCGCCCAAGTCGCCAGTGTGGCCCACCTTCCCCTTCCAGCGGGAGGGCAGCCGCATCTGGGAGCGGGGCAACCTCCTGCTACGGGAccttcccagccccctccccaccaaGAGGACCAGGACCTACTCGGC GACAGCGCGTGCCTCTGCTGGCCCCATCTTCAAGGGTGTCTGCAAGCAGTTCTCTCGCTCCCAGGGCCATGGGTTTATCACCCCAGAGAATGGCACAGAGGACATTTTCGTGCATGTGTCTGA catcGAGGGGGAGTACGTCCCAGTGGAGGGGGACGAGGTGACGTACAAGgtctgccccatccctcccaAGAACCAGAAGTTCCAGGCAGTGGAGGTGGTCCTCACCAACCTGGCACCCCACACGAAGCACGAGACATGGTCTGGCCAGATCATCGGCTCCTAG